The DNA window GGCTTGGTGTCTCTTTTGAGTGCTGTTCAACCCAACCTACAGTTAGATTTCCTGCCTGACGAAGATTGCGAAGGTCGCGAGAAATAACGCAACGTTGAGCAACAGTAGTATTTGCAAGTCGGGGAGTGCCCGTAAAGCGTTTGTCCAGAGATCAGCACGCTGGTACACAAATCTTGGCAGATCATCTAAATCAATTGCGCCCTTATCACTGGCAAACCACTGCCTGCTTGAAAAGGCACCTTCGTCGTAAAAATAATTAACCAGCGTCCGTCGATATTGGCGTGCTGCCTCAAAAAAATCCTCGACCCCATAGAGGTCAGTCCCTGTCCATGCTTGTGTCGCAAGATTATACATCGCTGCCGGTGAAAGCCTAAGCAGGTTTCGAGCGATTTTGGCTCTCCGAAACCGAGTTTGCTCTAATGCCGGCAGACGCTCCAACCCTATTTTTTCCGCTGCCTGAAACTTTAACGGTGTCAAAAATTGATGGTAGCGGATAACGTCAGGAATGCGTCTCTCAGATTCTGGGTCAATGGAACGCCAATCATAAGCTCTGAATTTTATGTGCGTCGCTGTGCTTCCATTACTTAGACCAACATGTAAACCGTTGCGGTTCCCTTGCACGTTAAAGTGATCACTCTCTCCCTCAATGCCATCGTTTATGAGGTATTTCCGCCCCTCGTCCTCGACTGTCTGCAGGATTTGCTGAATTGCCTTCTCACTGGAATATATCCTGCTGCCTACCGGATTCGTCAATTGATCGACCATAGAGACGCTGAAAGAAGGATAAACCAGCACCAGTACCACCCAAACAAACAGAGACAGCATAAGTGCTGTGGCGGTTCGATGCGCCCAAGCAGAGATAAGTAATCCTATCAGGTAGATAGCGGAGAGATAGATAATCGAAGTGAGTAGGATACCGGCAATTCGTAGGAAATCATTTCCACTCAAGACGATTGAACCCGTTGATACGATCCAAATCAAAGCGACGATAAAACTCATAATAAGCGGCAGGATTAGACACGTCATCGCACCGAGGTACTTCGCCGCCAAGATGTTTCCACGTCTCACGGGATGGCTCATTGTCAAGCGCATTGTGCCGCTTTCACGTTCGCCTGCAATCGCATCATAGGCGAACAGCAGTGCCAGTAATGAAAGCACAAACTGAAAAATGAAGATGAGGTCAATTCGATAGAAATGATCTATGAAGATATTGCCTGAACTGTGGACTTGTGCATCCCACAGAACAGGAACATTCGTGTAATAGATCCGCAATGTATTACCAAGTCGATTGTCCATACCAGCATTAAAGATGCTCAGCGGATTGGGCGGTCGATCGACCTTTGGCATTAAAAAGGAATAGGTTCGGGTGGACAGCAGTTCATCGCGGTTGGTGTCTCTGGCGGTATTGTAGCCCGCCAACCGTTGCTCGTAATCGTCAATTCTGATGAGCGTAGTTATGACAACGAGCAGCAGACAGGTAATCACCGTAACTGCGAAACGAAATGTGATTAGATGCGCGAGAATCTCACGCTTCAGCAGCACTAAAAACATCGAACGATTCCTTAATTAATCCTGAGAGTGGTAGTCTTCAGGGTTCAGATAGACGGTTACCATCCCAACAAAGTTCAGAAAATAGAAAACGGCATCGTTTTTAGGTTCGATGAGATCGTCTTCCGTGCGCTTCACTAACGCCGCGTCTACTAACAGTTCCACGGTTTCCTCCATCTCACTTTCGGAAATGCCACAGCCGTTTGCTAAATCCGCAACCGACTTCTTGCCCGACACTAACTGTCTTAAAACAGCGACTACGGTCGGGTTTGTGAAGTATTTCGCAAGCTCCACGATTTCAGCATCCGGAGCGTTCGATAGGAAATTATCAACGCTGGTCGTCCAAACTGAACCGCGGCTTGATCTCTGGCCAGAGGCGGCATGATAAGCACCTGCGTAGCACCACGTGATCGGGTCTTTTGCCTTATGAGGGAGCTGGAGTAATGCATGAAGTGCTTCGCTTTTAGCTGAGGCAATAGAAGCATCCGATTTAGCGGCGAGGTCCTTAATTTGCTCTTTCAGATCACTAATCTGGCGTTGCATTTCTTCAAACCTTGCATCCGTCTCGGATTCGTTTCTTACTTCATTTGTCATAATAGTTTCTCCTTCCAATTGGCGTTGGGGACGATGTTCGCCTTCGGTTGTGGTTGTGATGTTTAATACCTCTTGAATCATAAAATCGTACTTCTTCAGCCGCTGTCGCGCCCGGTGAAGCCGACTCTTAATGGTATTTTCAGATACGCCTAAATACGATCCTATCTCTGAAGATGTCATATCTTCAAAGTAGTGGAGTGTGATGACTTCGCGATCACCTTCTTTCAACTTGGTAAGGAGCCTTTTGACCAAGTCGCGTTGCGCTGCAGCAGTCGTTTTTGCGTGTTCTGTGGCAACATATCGGGAATACGCCTCCGTCTCGACTTCTGAGATATAGATCTCTTGTAGCGACTCGGTTTCTAATCGGTTTTTTCGGTACCAAGCGATACACAGATGATTCACGATTGCATAGAGCCATCCTGAAAATTTTGCTGGATCGTTTAATGTCGCGAGTTTCTGATGCACTTGCAGGAAGGTTTCCTGTGTAATATCCTCAGCAGTCTGAAAATCCCCCACTTTCCGCAATGCGTGGGCGTGAACCTGCTGTTGATATTTTTCAATCAAAGTCGCGAAGGCGTTCTCATCGCCTGCAAGGATGTGCTGGATTAACATAACATCGTCACTTCTCATCGGACATCTCCAGAGGGGCCATTTTCTCCAAACACATTACACGTCTCTCGAATAGATGTACAACATGCTATCCGTTCACTTCACTATATAATGACGCGATCTGAGAAAAAAGGGTGCATAATTTTGAAAAATGGGTTTGAAAGGGAATATTTGTCGGAAGGTTTGCCTGAAACATGGCGTTGCAGTGGCGTTCGATTCACTTGACGACCCGACCATCAATATGGTGCAACGCGACCTTGTGTCCACATAGGTTTAGCACCGTTGGAAAGACATCAACAGAACGGATGCATTGCTCAGTGATCGGGTAATTCGTCGCAAGCGGGATATGCAGATGTTCCGCAATTAAGGCACCGTGAGTTGCATGATGTCCCGGGACTTCATAACGGGCGCGTAGGTCATAACCGCTCTCGGCACTTAGGACAAGATCACCGGTTCGCTCGCTTTTGAAGATCTGCCACAATTGAACGATTCCATCTGGATACGGACTGTCGTAGGTCTCACGGAGTGCGTCCCGTGAGGATAGATTTTTGTAGCGAACATTGTATCCGAGCGGATCTGTTCCAATAAACTGGTAAGAGAAGCGCAGCGCGTCTGCGCATTTAAAAACTATTGGCACACCTTGTGGGTTTTCGTGATTTGTCTCCTGTGCGTGACAAGAGATTTTCCCCTGCCCACCTCGGCTTTGGACAATGATATCCCCTGTTTCGCTCTGTCCCGCAACGAGTCCCACCCCTTCCAGTTCAATCAGTGAACTAACAACAC is part of the Candidatus Poribacteria bacterium genome and encodes:
- a CDS encoding ABC transporter permease subunit, with product MFLVLLKREILAHLITFRFAVTVITCLLLVVITTLIRIDDYEQRLAGYNTARDTNRDELLSTRTYSFLMPKVDRPPNPLSIFNAGMDNRLGNTLRIYYTNVPVLWDAQVHSSGNIFIDHFYRIDLIFIFQFVLSLLALLFAYDAIAGERESGTMRLTMSHPVRRGNILAAKYLGAMTCLILPLIMSFIVALIWIVSTGSIVLSGNDFLRIAGILLTSIIYLSAIYLIGLLISAWAHRTATALMLSLFVWVVLVLVYPSFSVSMVDQLTNPVGSRIYSSEKAIQQILQTVEDEGRKYLINDGIEGESDHFNVQGNRNGLHVGLSNGSTATHIKFRAYDWRSIDPESERRIPDVIRYHQFLTPLKFQAAEKIGLERLPALEQTRFRRAKIARNLLRLSPAAMYNLATQAWTGTDLYGVEDFFEAARQYRRTLVNYFYDEGAFSSRQWFASDKGAIDLDDLPRFVYQRADLWTNALRALPDLQILLLLNVALFLATFAIFVRQEI
- a CDS encoding sigma-70 family RNA polymerase sigma factor; protein product: MRSDDVMLIQHILAGDENAFATLIEKYQQQVHAHALRKVGDFQTAEDITQETFLQVHQKLATLNDPAKFSGWLYAIVNHLCIAWYRKNRLETESLQEIYISEVETEAYSRYVATEHAKTTAAAQRDLVKRLLTKLKEGDREVITLHYFEDMTSSEIGSYLGVSENTIKSRLHRARQRLKKYDFMIQEVLNITTTTEGEHRPQRQLEGETIMTNEVRNESETDARFEEMQRQISDLKEQIKDLAAKSDASIASAKSEALHALLQLPHKAKDPITWCYAGAYHAASGQRSSRGSVWTTSVDNFLSNAPDAEIVELAKYFTNPTVVAVLRQLVSGKKSVADLANGCGISESEMEETVELLVDAALVKRTEDDLIEPKNDAVFYFLNFVGMVTVYLNPEDYHSQD